The proteins below come from a single uncultured Dethiosulfovibrio sp. genomic window:
- a CDS encoding DUF6305 family protein produces the protein MKLRLSALISALALVALVASVSCAADVALTSIGQSPDAMMVKVVLKSLKITPDYEALMKATDLDGQKVLIAVVGGSSKGLGAAGIDKDQEVARSKALMEKAQADGMKILVMHVGGPGRRGTLSDLFISAAVPFSDALIVVDKDNTDMDGLFAKLVDGKVEILSAENVRGTKEPLGTVLSSWGVN, from the coding sequence ATGAAACTTCGTTTGTCCGCTCTAATCTCTGCACTGGCTTTGGTCGCCTTGGTGGCCAGCGTTTCCTGTGCCGCCGACGTGGCTCTTACGTCCATAGGACAGAGCCCCGACGCTATGATGGTGAAGGTGGTACTAAAGTCCCTTAAAATCACTCCCGACTACGAGGCCCTTATGAAGGCCACCGACCTGGACGGTCAGAAGGTTCTCATCGCCGTGGTGGGAGGAAGCTCTAAAGGTCTCGGTGCAGCGGGCATAGACAAAGATCAGGAGGTTGCCAGGTCTAAAGCCCTTATGGAGAAGGCTCAGGCCGACGGTATGAAGATCCTTGTCATGCACGTAGGTGGTCCGGGAAGAAGGGGAACTCTGTCGGATCTGTTTATCTCCGCCGCCGTCCCCTTCTCCGATGCCCTTATCGTGGTTGACAAGGACAACACCGATATGGACGGCCTGTTCGCGAAACTGGTTGACGGTAAGGTCGAGATTCTCTCGGCGGAAAACGTCAGAGGGACGAAAGAACCTCTGGGAACGGTGCTCTCCTCCTGGGGAGTGAACTAG